The sequence below is a genomic window from Streptomyces sp. V1I1.
ACCGAGCAGCCCACACCCACCAAGACCCCGAGCCCGACGGCGAGCGCCACGCCCACGCAGAAGCCGACCCCCACCCCGACACCCACCCCCACCGAGACGCCCGGCGGCGGTACGGGCGCGGCCGCAGGCTTCGCGCCGTACATCGACACCTCGCTCTACCCGGCGTACGACCTGCTGGACACCGTCACGAAGACCGGGGTCAAGGAGTTCAACCTTGCCTTCATCACCTCCGGCGGCAGCTGCGCCCCGCTCTGGGGCGGCGTCACCGACCTCGCCAACGACAAGGTCGCGGCCCAGATAGGCGCGCTGCGCGCCAAGGGCGGCGACGTCCGGGTCTCCTTCGGCGGCGCGGCCGGCCACGAGCTGGCGCTGAACTGCTCCTCCGCCGACGACCTGGCGAAGGCGTACGGCAAGGTCATCGACGAGTACAAGCTCACCAAGGTCGACTTCGACATCGAGGGCGCGGCCCTGCCGGACACCGCCGCCAACTCCCGCCGCTCGCAGGCGATCGCGCAGCTCCAGAAGTCCCACCCGGGCCTCGACGTCTCCTTCACGCTGCCCGTCATGCCCGAGGGGCTGACCCAGCCCGGCGTGGATCTGATCGCCGACGCCAAGAAGAACGGCGTGAAGGTCGACGCGGTCAACATCATGGCGATGGACTACGGACCTGCCTACAGCGGTGACATGGGCCAGTACGCCATCCAGGCGGCGACCGCTACCCAGGGCCAGATCAAGGGCGTGCTCGGGCTGTCGGACGCGGCCGCGTGGAAGGCCGTCGCCGTCACCCCGATGATCGGCGTCAACGACGTCGTGACCGAGATCTTCAAGGTTGACGACGCCACGCAGCTGGTCGACTTCGCCAAGTCCAAGGGTCTGGGCTGGCTGGCCATGTGGTCCTCGACCCGCGACAAGCAGTGCGCGGGCGGCGAGAAGCCGGCCGCGGATGCGACGTGCAGCTCGATCCTCCAGGAGCCGCTGGCCTTCACGAAGGCGTTCTCCGCCTACAAGTAGGTCCCACCAAGCCGCCACCCCCCGGCGGCGCGTCCCGGCCGGACTGCCCCCCACCCGGCCGGGGCGACGGGACCGCTCGGCGCCGGCCTCAGGCAGTCGGCGGGCAGGGCGTCGATCCGCCGCAGCCCGCGGTCGCCGGGCGAGCCGTCGATGTGCATCGCCGCCCGGTCGGGCCGGCCCTTGGACCGTACGGTGAAGACGAAGCCGCCGTCGCCGGCGTACCGCGCCGTCCCGCCCTGCCCGCCCGCGCGCTCGGCGGCGACGCCCTTGACGCAGCTGACGCCCGTGACCTCGTACTCCTGTAGATGCCCCGCGTCCAGCGTCAGCACCTCGCCGTACCCGTCCACCCGCCACACTCCGGACGGCGGCCGGGCCGGCTCAGCGCCCGCCGGGGCGAGCGGCAGGGCCATGCCCGCGGTGACAGCCAGCAGCGCGGCCGCCGCGACGGTCCTGCAGATGGTGCCCGATCCACTCCTGAGCTGCATGGTCAGTGCCTTCCCCGTACGTCGTCGATCTCGTACCACCACGATCGGCTCGACGCGTCTTCCGGAACATCCCGCTGTCCGGTCAGTGCGGGGTGGGGAAAACCCCCGCGGCCATTGAGTGGTGCAAGCCGTCAGTCCGTACTGAAGGGCATGAAGGACACGGTTGCCCCCATCACTCCCATCACCGCCAAAATCCGCCAGGCGCCGCGCAGGGCCGCGTTCTTCGATGTGGGCGGCACGCTGGTGCGGCAGGCACTGTGGAACGAGCCCGGACTCGCCGCGTATCTGCGGCACGCGGTGGCGGGCGATCTGATGGTGCTGGTCTCCAGCTCCCCGCTGCCCGTGGTGGCCCCGCTGGCGGCGCGACTCGGCGCGGACGAGATGCTCACCTGCATGCGGGGCCACGGCAAGGGGTACGCGGCGCGCACGCTGATGCGGGAGTACGGCTTCGACCCGGCGGACTGCCACGCGTACGCGGACGAGGCGGCCGACCTCGCCCTGCTGACCGAGGTCGGCAACCCGGTGGTCGTGGGCGATGACCCCGTGCTGCTGAGTCACGCCCGACGGGGTACGTGGCCGGTGCTCAGCGAGTGAGGTCGCCGGCCGGCGGCTCCGGGAGCACCCCGGACCGGGCCAGCGCCGCGTACCAGTGCGCGCTCGACTTGGGCGTACGGGCCAGCGTCTCGTAGTCCACGTACACCGCGCCGAAGCGCTTGCCGTAGCCGTAGGACCATTCGAAGTTGTCCATCAGCGACCAGAGGAAGTACCCGCGCACATCCGCGCCGTCGGCGATCGCGCGGTGAACGGCGGAGAGATGGCCGTGCAGATAGCGGATGCGGTCGGGGTCGTGGACCGAGCCGTCCGCCGCGGGCTTGTCGACGTACGCCGCACCGTTCTCGGTGATCACCAGCGGCAGGCCCGGGGCCTCGCGGGTGTAGTGCAGCAGCAGGTCGTAAAGGCCGGTCGGGTCGATGGACCAGCCCATCTCCGTGCGCTCGCCCGGCGGCTGGTGGAAGGAGACCGAGTCCGCGCCGGGCCAGGGGGAGTGCTTGCTCGCGCCGTGGCCGTCGCTGCGGGGGCGATTGTCAGTGGCAGCCGATACAACTGCAGGTGCGTAGTAATTCAGTCCGAGCGAGTCCAGGGGGTGCTTGATGACGGCCAGATCGTCGCCGTGGACGAACGACCAGTCGGTCAGGGCCGCGGTGTCCGCGAATAGGTCCTGCGGATACGTGCCCTTGAGCATCGGGTCCGCGAAGATGCGGTTCGCGAGCGCGTCGATACGGCGGCGCGCGTCCAGGTCCGCGGGGCTCTGGCTGCTCGCTCTGACCACGCTCGGGTTGAGGCTGACGGAGAGCTGGGCGCCGGCGGGTAGGGCGGAGCGCAGCGCCTGGGCGGCCAGCCCGTGGCCGAGGTTGAGATGGTGTGCGGCGCGCAGCGCGGCGACCGGGTCGGTGCGGCCCGGCGCGTGGACTCCGGAGCCGTACCCGAGAAAGGCGCTGCACCAGGGCTCGTTGAGGGTGGTCCACATATCCACGCGGTCGCCGAGCGCGTCCGCGACGATACGGGCGTAGTCGGCGAAGCGGTGCGCGGTGTCCCGCTCGGGCCAGCCCCCCGCCGTCTCCAGCTCCTGGGGCAGATCCCAGTGGTAGAGGGTGAGCACCGGACGGATGCCGTGGTCGAGCAGATCGTCGACGAGGCCCCGGTAGAAGTCGAGGCCGCGCCGGCCGGCGGGGCCGCGGCCGGTGGGCTGCACCCGGGACCAGGAGACGGAGAAGCGGTACGCGTTGACGCCGAGGCCCGCCATCAGCGCGACGTCGTCGGCGCGGTGGTGGAAGTGGTCGACCGCCGTGTCCCCGGTGTCACCGCCCTCCACCTTGCCGGGCGTATGGCTGAAGGTGTCCCAGATCGACGGCGTGCGGCCGCCCTCCCGTACAGCGCCCTCGATCTGGTACGCGGCGGTCGCGGTGCCCCACAGGAAGACCGGCGGAAAGGTCATGGACATCGGTGAGCTCCCAACATGTGCGTAGGAACGTATGCGCAGGTACGAATGCATAGGTACGAATGCATAGGTACGGGAATGCGAGGAGGTGTCAGCCCTTGACCGCGCCCTGCATGATGCCGCCGACGATGTGCTTGCCGAAGACGACGAAGGCGATCAGCAGCGGAAGGGTGCCAAGCAGCGCGCCCGCCATGATCACCGACTGGTCGGGGATATAGCCGCGGCCGAGCCCGGTCAGCGCCACCTGCACGGTGGGGTTGCCGTTCTGGGTCAGCGCGATGATCGGCCAGAAGAAGTCGTTCCAGGCCATGACGAAGGTCAGCATCCCGAGCACCGCCATCGCGGGCCGCGCAGCGGGGAGGACGACGTGCCACACCACGCGCCAGCTGCTCGCGCCGTCCACCCGCGCCGCCTCGATCAGCTCGGTGGGCAGCGCCTCGATCAGGTACTGCCGCATGAAGAACACCCCGAAGGCGCTGACCAGGGTGGGCAGGATGACGGACTGCAGCTGGTCGGTCCAGGACAGCTCGGCGATGAGCATGTACAGGGGTACGACGCTGAGCTGCGGCGGCACCATCATCGTGCCGATCACCAACAGGAGCAGGAGGTTCTTGAAGCGGAAGCGGAGTTTGGCGAAGGCGAAGCCGGCGAGGGTCGAGAAGAGCACGGTCCCGGCCGCGATCGACCCGGCGACGATCGTGGTGTTGAGCAGGGCGGTGCCCATGTTGGCGTCGGTCCAGGCGATCTCGAGATTTTTGAAGAGATTGCTGCCGAACCAGAAGGGCGGGGGAGTCTGCGCGAGCCGGGAGCTGTTGCGGGAGGCGGCGACTGCCGTCCACACCAGAGGAAAGAGGGAACCGACCGTGAACACGATCAGCACGGCATAGGTGATCCGGCCGCCATGCAGCTGACGTCCGGCACGTTTGGCGCCTCGGGCGCCTCCGGCACCTCCGGTGCGGCCTGTGTCTCCGGCGCGACCGGCGCGGCCTTTGGCGCGCTTGGCGCTGAGCAGTGTCGTCATCGTCGTACCCCCTACGCGCCCTTGCTCAGCAGGCGGGCGAGCAGCCAGTTCACCGCGCCGATCACCAGCAGGATCAGGAACATCGACCAGGCGATCGCCGAGGCCCGGCCGAGGTGGAGATTCACCCAGCCCTGCTCGTACAGATAGAGCCCGAGCGTCTGGAACTGATGGTCGGCGCCGCCGGTCGCGCCCGCGCTGCCGTTGAACAGCAGTGGCTCGCCGAACAGTTGGGTCGCGCCGATCGTCGAGACCACACAGGTGAACAGGATCGTGTGCCGCAGCGAGGGGACGGTGACATGGATGAACTGCTGCAGGCGAGAGGCCCCGTCGAGCGCGGCCGACTCGTACAGATCGTTCGGGATGGCCTGCATCGCGGCCAGATAGATCAGCGCGTTGTACCCCGTCCACCGCCAGATCACGATCGTGGAGACGGCCAGCTGGGAGGTCCATTCGCCGTTCTGCCAGTCGATGTTGTCGATGCCGACCAGTCCGAGCGCCCAGTTGATCATTCCGTAGTCGCGTCCGAAGAGGAGGACGAAGACAAGCGTCGCGGCGGCCACTGAGGTGGCGTACGGAGTCAGCGCGGCCACCCGGAAGAACATCGAGCCGCGCAGCCGGTAGTTCAGCAGATGCGCGATGCCCAGCGCGATGAGCAGCTGCGGCACGGTGGAGATCAGGCCGATGGTGACGGTGTTCTTCAGAGCGTTCCAGAAGAACTCGTCCTCGAGCAGGCGGGAGAAGTTGCGCAGCCCCACCCACTCCATGTCGGTGGGCGCGGTCAGTTCCACCCGGTGGAGCGAGGCCCAGCCGGTGTAGAGCAGCGGAAAGAGCCCGAAGGCCAGGAAGAACACGAAGAACGGCGCCACAAAGGCGTACGGACTCCACTTGACGTCCAGCCGGTAGCGGCGGCTGCGCCGGGCCCGGCGGCGATCGTCGGCCGCGCCGTCGGACCGGTCGCGTGGGGCCGCGCCCTCCTCCCCCTGGGAGGGCGCGGCGGCCGGTGCGTCACTCGCCATACCGGTCACTGGTCCAGCGCGTTGTCGATCGCCTTCACGGCCGCGTCCCACCCCTGCTGGGAGGACCGGCCCTTCTGGTCGACCTGGAGCATGCCGATGTCCGCCAGGTTCTGCGCGATGATCAGGTCCTTCGGCCCGATGATCTGGACCGGCACTCCCTCGGCTGCCTTCGAGAAGATCTGTCCGATGGGCGCGCCGGCGAAGTAGGCGTGCTTGGCGCCGGAGACTTCGGGCAGGGAGTACGCGGCCTTGGCGCTCGGGAAGCTGCCGCGCTCGGCGAAGAGCTTTGCCTGCTGCTCGGGCGCGGTCAGCCAGGCCGCGAGCTTCGCCGCCTCGTCCTTGTTCTTGCCCGCATCGGGGACGGTCAGGAAGGAGCCGCCCCAGTTGCTGGGCTTGGGCGCCGCGGCCACGTCCCACTTGTCCTTGCCCGCGGCCCCGCCCTTGTCCTGGATGTAGCCGAGCATCCAGGCCGGGCAGGAGACGGTAGCGAACGTGCCGTTCGCGAAGCCCTGGTCCCAGGCCGGCGTGAACTGCTGGAACTTACCGGTCAGACCCTCCGTCGCGAACTGGGCCGCGATGTCCCAGGCCTCCTTCACGGCCGGGTTGGCCTTGTAGACGATCTTGCCGTCTTTGTCGTAGAAGCGGTTCTCGTTGCTGCCGGTGATCGCCGCCATCACTCCGGAGGCGGAGTCCACGAACGCCGTCCTCTTCGGCGCTTTCGCCTTGAACTGCTTGCCCGTGTCGAGGTACTTGTTCCAGTCGCCCGCCCACAGCTTGCCGACTGCCTCCCGGTCGGTGGGCAGCCCGGCCTTGGCGAAGAGGTCCTTGCGATAGCAGATGCCCTGCGGACCGATGTCGGTGCCGAGCGCGATCGTCTTGCCGTCCTTGGTGGTGGCCTGCGCCCACTTCCAGGGCAGGAACGCGTCCTTCTGGACCCCCTCGGTCTTGCCCAGGTCGACCAGCTTGCCCGCCTGCGTCGCGGTTATCTCGGCGATGTTGTTGACCTCGACGGCCTGGATGTCGGCGAGACCGCTGCCGCTGCCCAGATGCGTCAGCAGCTGCGGGTAGTAGTTCTCGTTCCGCTCGATCGAGGTCTGCTTGATCTCGATGTTCTTGTTGAGCTTCATGTACTCGTCGTAGAGGCCGGCCTCCTTGAGACCGAAGGCGCCGAAGACCCCCACCGTGAGCGTGGTCCTGCCCTTGCCTCCCCCGCCGCCGTTCGACGCACTGCCGGTGGGTTCGTCGCTGTCCTCGGCACAGCCGGCCAGCAGACCGGCGCCGAGCGCGGCGACGACCGCGAGGATTACTGCCCTGCGCATTGCGTCCTCCTTGTGCCCTGACGTGCCGACCCCCCGGCCAACTGGCGTGCAGCGCAGTGCCGTTGATGCTCCGCGGCTCGGGCGGGGAACGTGCGGGTTGTGTATGAGTCAGGTACGGTGGGAGCGCTCCCATATGTGATGTGTTGAAGGGTCGCCGCTCCCTGAGGGGGTGTCAAGGCACCCGGCACGTTATGTTCTCGGACGGGGAAGCCTGGGGAGGCGGACATGGTGTCTCGGACAATCCGTACGCGCAACGGAGGGCGGGGCACGGGCAGACCCACCCTCGAAGAGGTCGCCGCACGCGCCGGTGTCGGACGAGGCACGGTCTCCCGCGTGATCAACGGTTCGCCGCGGGTCAGCGACCGCACCCGCGCCGTCGTCGAGGCCGCCGTCGCCGAACTCGGATACGTACCCAACCGCGCGGCCCGCGCGCTCGCCGCCAACCGCACCGACGCGATCGCCCTCGTCGTCCCGGAGCCCGAGGACCGGTTCTTCGCCGAGCCGTACTTCTCCGACATGGTGCGCGGTGTCGGCGCGGCCCTCGCCGACACCGAGATGCAGCTGCTGCTGACCCTGGCCGGCAGCGACCGCGAGCGCCGCAGGCTCGCGCAGTATCTGGCGGCCCACCGCGTCGACGGCGTCCTGCTGGTTTCCGTGCACGCCGACGACCCGATCCCCGACATGCTGGAGGACCTCTCGATTCCGGCCGTGATCAGCGGCCGCAGGTCGGCCGCCGAGACGCTGGCCGCGGTCGACTCCGACAACTTCGAGGGTGCCCGCAGCGCGGTCGCGCATCTCGCGGCCCGCGGCCGCCGTGCGATAGCGACGATCACCGGACGCCTGGATGTGTACGGCGCCCAGTGCCGCCTGGACGGCTACCGCGCGGCTCTCGCGGCGGCGGGCCTGCCACCCGACGCCCGACTGACAGCCCCCGCCGACTTCACCGAGGAGGGCGGCCGCCGCGCGATGCGGGAGCTGCTTGAGCGCTGCCCGGAGCTGGACGCGGTCTTCGCGGCCTCCGACGTGATGGCGGCGGGCGCCCGCCAGGTGCTGCGCGAGGCGGGCCGCCGGATCCCGGAGGACGTGGCGCTGGTCGGCTTCGACGACTCGGCGGTGGCCCGCCACATGGACCCGGCGCTGACCAGCGTGCGCCAGCCGATAGAGGAGATGGGCCGGACGATGGCCGAGGTGCTGCTTCAGGAAATAGAGGGGCGCACGGGCGAGCGGCCGCAGATCGTGCTCCCGACGGAGCTGGTCGTACGCGAGTCGTCGTAGCGGGATCCACAGATCCACAGATCCATGGCTCCGCGGAAAAGAATCAAGGGCCCCGGTCCGAAGACCGGGGCCCTTGATCATTCAGGGTGAGTAACGGGACTCGAACCTGTTTTGTTACCCATATTTGACCTGCGGTGATGCTGAAAACCGTGCCAAATCGGGACTGTTCGATGCCAGTGAGTGTCACTCGGGTTCACTGAATGCCGCTCGGTTTGGCCATGGCCAAGCGGGCGGGCGGCGATGCCCAACGGCGGGGCGGGGTGAGTAGAAGAAACCCGAATCGCGATCGTGGCCAACTGACAACGCCCCCACCCGAAGGTGGGGGCGTCGCCGACCGCTCCGATCCGCCTGGGGGAGGACACGGAGGGCCGGTCTGGAATGGGGGGTTCCGGCTAGGTGCCCGGACCGCTCATAGATCAAACAATGTAGGTTCTAACCCACAGCTATTCGATCATGGACCCGTAAACGTGGACCCGTGCCACGCTCCACCCCACCCGACACCTGGGTCCTGAATCGAAGGCGACAGATCGGTGACCAGATTCGGGCAGCGCGGTTGTACGCGAACCTCACGCAAGAGGCAGTCGCCAACCAGATCGGGATGGACCGGCCGTCGTACAACCGCATCGAGCAGGGCCACGTCTCGCCGCTTCTGGACACGCTGCTCCTCGTCGCCGACGCCATCGGTGTGGACCTCGCAGACCTCATGCGGTAGGGCTCCTCTCCCTGCTCTACGCGGGAGACAGGTCCGTCCGTCGCGACGCGGCTGAGAAGAGCCCCGGCCTGCCCCATGACGGGGGACGGGTGGCAGACCGGGGCGGCATTGGGCCGTCGTGTCACTCAACGGTGAGACGACCAGTGCGCAGGATGGTGTGGTTAGCGAAGAGGCCGTCCAGGCGGAACTCCTTGGTCAGGTCGCCAGTCCACTTCGCGTCGGGCAGATCGCGGTATGTCGACGCCTTGACCATGCGGGCCCGCGTGCACTGGGTGAGGATCCAGCGCGCTTCCGTCTGACCAGGGGGCGGGTTGGTGTACATGCTCGCGGCCAGCCGCCACAAGTGGTCGCCAGTCGCACTGTCCGGGGCGACCACACCGACGATCGCGACATCCCCGAGTCCGCGGGAGTCGCTCGACTGCGTGGTGTACGCGACGGTCAGGCCCTCCAGCGGGAAGACCGTAAGACGGCTGCAAGCGGAGAGAAGGGCAACCACAGCGGCTCCGTTCTGTGAGTGGCGCGCGGCCGCCTCTCGACGACCGCGCGCGCGAGGGGTTCGGGCTAGCAGCAGGGGCCGTCGCCGCAGCAGGTCGGCTCGTTGCAGTCCGCCGTCACGCCCCACAGGGACTCGTCGACCGCGTAGCCGGCCGCGCGAATCTTCCCGACGACGTCGACCATCGCCGCCTTGTCCCGGTAGCGGGAGTTCGGGGCGTGGTGGATGTACCGGCCGTAGCGTTCCTGGCACCAGGTTGTGTACTCGGTGCTGTGCAGCATGAACGTGTGCCATGCCGGGTCAACGAGCTTGCTGGGCGACAGGGCTTCACCTGTGCGCCCCATGACGTCGAGGAACGCGAGGCCCTCGTCCATCACGCGTTCGGCGACGCCTCGTTCCAGGCCGTACTCGTCGGCGCAGAAGTCGGCGAGCCGGTCGAAGAGTTCGGCGGTGACGAGCTGGCGCCCGGTGATCTGTTCTGTTGCGAGAGCGGTCATGCGATGCTCCTTGGGTGCGTCCTCGGCGGGAGGCCTTCCCTCACGCCGTCGTGCACGTGCCGGGCCCTCAGTGGCCCGTCACCGCCTCGGCCGGTTTTCCTGGCGGGATGTATCGGCCGAGGCGGGGATCAGTTGGCGGAAGCTGCGGCCGCGTAGTCGAACCGCGGGAAGCCGAAGGAATCCGCCGGGTGCTGGTCGAGCGGCAGGAGCCGCTTCGTCGTCTTGCAGGGCGGGCAGGCGTACATGGTCCGTCCGGGCCCGGAGTTCGCGTGGGCGATGCCCACGGCGATCGGCTCGTCGGTGTCGAAGCCGCACCAGTCGCATCTCCGTGTCACTTCGCCACCTCCGGGCGGAGCTGCGCCCACAAGCCGCTGCCGTCGATGGAGACGCCAGACGAGTGCGACAGCTGGTTGACGATGAGGGCGCCCGGCCCGTGGATCTGAAGGACGGGCAGCGGGCGGTATCCGGTCGCGCTGATGCGGGCGCGACTGCCGGCGGTCGAGATGGTCATCTCGATGACGTCGGGGCGCCGTTCGGTGCGGCTGCCGAGGATCGCGATGAACAGCTCGTTCGCGATGGCCGGGGCGTCGTCGTGGGTGAGGCGGCCTCGGGTCCATTGGCGGACGCGGGCGGCTTCGGCGGGGTGGCCTTTGAAGGCCACGCGCCAGGTATGCCCCGATTCGGACACGGCTGTACCCCGGATCCCGTCGCTATCTGAGTACGGATAGTGCTTTTCTGTACTCAGATTGTCCCTGGAGTTGGCGCAGGTCAAGGGGGAAGCGAGACTATGTGTGCACAGATTGACGCGATCATTCGGCAAGGTGGTGCGGCAGTGGCACAGCCCGAGTACCTGCGGATCGCCGCTGACCTGCGGCGCCGCATCTCCTCCGGCGAATGGCAACCGGGCGACCGGCTGCCGACCCTCCCCGCCCTGTGCGAGACATACCGCGTCTCCGAGACGACGATCCGGAACGCCCTCGGCCTGCTCCGCAACGAGGGGCTGATCGAGACCAAAGCACGCGCCGGGACCCTGGTCCGGTCGCGGCCGCCGGTACACCGCATGGCCGCAGACCGATACCGCACCGTGCCCGGTACCAAGGCCACGCCGTACACCAGGGATCAGGGCATCGGCTGGTCCGAGTACCGGCTCGACAAGCGGTTCGAGAAAGTCGAGGCGGACGCCGAGCTGGCCGCGCTGTTCGAGTGCGAGCCCGGTGAGCGGCTCCTCGCCCGGCACTTCGTGTTCTACGACAACGACCAGCCCACGCAGATGAGCACCAGCTACCTGCGTTGGTCCGACGTGGCGGGTACACCGGTGGCCGATCCGATCAACGAACCGTGGCCGGGCGGCACGCGGGCGCAGATGACCAGCCTCGGCATTCGGGTCACGAGGATCACGGAGTCGTTCACCGCGGCCATGCCAACCGAGGTTGAGGCTGCAACACTGCGCGTAGGTGCGGGTGTTCCGGTGATCCGCTACACCCGTCGGCACATCGTGGACACCGGGCGAGTCGTTGAAGTGGCGCATCCGATCGTGCGCCGCGGTGACACCACTGTCGTGGACTTCGCCATCGACCTGGACGACTGAGCCCGGACATGACGAAAGCGCCCCTGCCCTCCCCGAAGGGAGAACAGGGGGCGTTGTACGTCAGGGGTATTGGCGGCGGGCTGAACGCCCCCACCTCCGGGCGCTGTCCCGGCGGCGGGGGCAGAGTCCGCAGCAAGCGGGGACACCTCATGCTGTGGGGCGGGGGTGACAACGCGTTGGGGATCGTGGGGTGACGGTCACGGTGCGAAGCGCACCGTGACCGATGGTAGCCTAGCGGTGTTGCCAGCACGGCCTTCTGCGCCAGTCCCCTCAGGGACGGCGGGCCCGAGCAGACGGCAGCCTAGGAAGCTCCAGGAAGCCAGGAAGAAGAGGAAGCCCGCCGCTCCGACCGGACGGTTGGGAATTCGTCCTGGCAAGGAGCAGTTCCAAATGATGTACCTCGCGGCAGGGGCCTTCGGGCTCGGCATCGTTGTCGGAATCGGCCTGAAGGTAGGCATCGACCACTTCAAGGCGAAGGTCCGGAACGCGCTGTACGAGGAGGTGGACGGCATCCTCAAGGAGCGCGACAAGGAGCAGTAGACGCACGAACGCCCGCCCCGGTAGCAGGGGCGGGCGTTCAGCGACGGGGAGGGCAGCGACCTCAGTGTGGCACGAGGGGCTGACAGCGGGGCAGGGTCAGGCGGGCGTCACTTCTGGAACTCATCGGCCGCCGCATGGCCGGTGTGGGCGATGGCTGCGAGCTGATCCCGTTGCGTCTCGTCAATGACGTCGGATGCGTGAGCGCCGTTGAGGAGGAGGATCACCATCTCCATGGCGACGTGCAGGGAAGCAGCGGATGTGGCGTCCGTCAGCGTCTGCCCATGGCGCATGTACAGGGCCTCCCAGTACTCGATCATCCTCTGTCGCTTGTCGGCCTCGGGGTCTTCTTTGAAGAGGGGGATCACGTCTGCGGTGTCGTCGTTGCTCATGCCGCAGTGTCGGCCAGTCGTCCCGTGCGGCGCTACCTCAGCAGTGCATAGAGAAAGGCCCCTGCCGCCTGCCCGTCGAGGGCAAGCAGCAGGGGCGGGGGTCACGGGTACTGGCGGCGGTTCGGATCGAGCGCGGCAGAGGAGAGCAGGCCGGGACTGTCGGGCGGGGGAGCCCCGTTCTTGCGGCAGATCCGCGCGTCGGGGTCGTAGTCGGGGGTCTGCCAGCTGTACCCGTCCTCGCAGCTGGCGCCGGCAGGTCCCTCGGGTCCGCGCTCCCCCGGCTCCCCCTTGTCGCCTTTCTCGCCCTTCTCTCCGGGGTCGCCTTTCTCGCCTGGTGCTCCGTCACGGCCGTCGACACCATCGGCGCCGGGGCTCCCGTCCGCGCCGGGGGTTCCGTCCGCTCCGTCGCTCCCGTCCAGGCCGTCCTCCCCGGCGCTCCCCGGAGCCCCGTCCCGCCCCGGCTGGCCAGGTTCTCCGGGAATCGACACCGGCACTTCCGCCCGCTCCGGGAGATCCTCCACGGCCTGTTCCGGGTCCGGAACCGCGGGAGTCTTCCCAGCCGCCTGGAGCTGCGCGCGCAGCACCCGCACATCGCCTGTCAGCGTGGACACGGCCTTCCCCCGCAAGTCAGCTTCTGCGGCGAGCTGCTGCTCGCGTGCCGCGGCCTCGTCGTCCATGCGCTGCCAGCCCAGGATGACCGCCCCCGCCAGAGCCAGCAGAGCAGCAACCACCCACAGCAGGTGACGGCGTCGCACGAACGCTCTCTCCGTGCGCGTCACGGTGTCCCCCCGAGCGTCGTCACCAGCAGCCGCAGGCGCGCGACTTCGAGCTCAAGCGCCGTCACCTTGGCCTCCGCGGTCGCCTGGTCTCGCTCGGCCTTGTCCCGCTCGGCGACGAGCTTCGCGGCGAGGCTGTCGTATCCGGTGATCACGTGGCCCTCCTGCTGCGCCCGTCCCGCGATCCGGGAGCCGTACATGGCTGCCAGCCCGGCCACCAGGGCGCTTCCGAGTACCCCG
It includes:
- a CDS encoding LacI family DNA-binding transcriptional regulator, whose amino-acid sequence is MVSRTIRTRNGGRGTGRPTLEEVAARAGVGRGTVSRVINGSPRVSDRTRAVVEAAVAELGYVPNRAARALAANRTDAIALVVPEPEDRFFAEPYFSDMVRGVGAALADTEMQLLLTLAGSDRERRRLAQYLAAHRVDGVLLVSVHADDPIPDMLEDLSIPAVISGRRSAAETLAAVDSDNFEGARSAVAHLAARGRRAIATITGRLDVYGAQCRLDGYRAALAAAGLPPDARLTAPADFTEEGGRRAMRELLERCPELDAVFAASDVMAAGARQVLREAGRRIPEDVALVGFDDSAVARHMDPALTSVRQPIEEMGRTMAEVLLQEIEGRTGERPQIVLPTELVVRESS
- a CDS encoding helix-turn-helix domain-containing protein, translated to MPRSTPPDTWVLNRRRQIGDQIRAARLYANLTQEAVANQIGMDRPSYNRIEQGHVSPLLDTLLLVADAIGVDLADLMR
- a CDS encoding GntR family transcriptional regulator, producing MAQPEYLRIAADLRRRISSGEWQPGDRLPTLPALCETYRVSETTIRNALGLLRNEGLIETKARAGTLVRSRPPVHRMAADRYRTVPGTKATPYTRDQGIGWSEYRLDKRFEKVEADAELAALFECEPGERLLARHFVFYDNDQPTQMSTSYLRWSDVAGTPVADPINEPWPGGTRAQMTSLGIRVTRITESFTAAMPTEVEAATLRVGAGVPVIRYTRRHIVDTGRVVEVAHPIVRRGDTTVVDFAIDLDD
- a CDS encoding collagen-like protein; this encodes MRRRHLLWVVAALLALAGAVILGWQRMDDEAAAREQQLAAEADLRGKAVSTLTGDVRVLRAQLQAAGKTPAVPDPEQAVEDLPERAEVPVSIPGEPGQPGRDGAPGSAGEDGLDGSDGADGTPGADGSPGADGVDGRDGAPGEKGDPGEKGEKGDKGEPGERGPEGPAGASCEDGYSWQTPDYDPDARICRKNGAPPPDSPGLLSSAALDPNRRQYP